The following coding sequences are from one Streptomyces sp. NBC_01232 window:
- a CDS encoding DUF4349 domain-containing protein, protein MRSFDRHRSAAALAALSLAGALVLTGCGASGQGSAQDKAAVAPAADGKAPEGAAAAPAPAGSAGAAGSANASGAPADKNAPPVVVRPNVIRTATLGIETTDVQKTLAAARTAADGAGGYVGNESTKRGEDGRMTSTVTLRVPGEHYDAVLGSMEGSGKLLHRKVDAQDVTEKVADIGSRVASQQASVARVREMMGKASALSEVVMLESELSRRQSDLESLLAQQTALKDKTSLGTITLEVTEPAAKPEAEKKEKKKEPTFLGALGGGWDVFTKVVRYLTVAVGAVLPFALAAAAVALLVRLYRRWRPAAPKPAPVPVPERVTVPAARTAPDTEADVQD, encoded by the coding sequence ATGCGCAGTTTCGACAGACACCGTTCCGCGGCGGCCCTGGCCGCCCTCTCGCTGGCCGGGGCGCTCGTGCTCACCGGCTGCGGCGCGAGCGGCCAGGGATCCGCACAGGACAAGGCGGCGGTGGCGCCCGCCGCCGACGGAAAGGCCCCCGAGGGCGCCGCGGCGGCCCCGGCGCCGGCCGGGTCCGCGGGCGCCGCGGGCTCCGCGAACGCCTCCGGGGCCCCTGCCGACAAGAACGCGCCGCCGGTCGTGGTCCGCCCGAACGTCATCCGTACGGCGACCCTCGGCATCGAGACGACGGATGTGCAGAAGACGCTCGCCGCGGCCCGCACGGCCGCCGACGGAGCGGGCGGCTACGTCGGCAACGAGTCGACCAAGCGCGGCGAGGACGGCCGGATGACCTCGACGGTGACCCTGCGGGTGCCGGGCGAGCACTACGACGCGGTACTCGGCTCGATGGAGGGGAGCGGGAAGCTCCTGCACCGCAAGGTCGACGCGCAGGACGTCACCGAGAAGGTCGCCGACATCGGCAGCCGCGTCGCTTCGCAGCAGGCCAGCGTGGCACGGGTGCGCGAGATGATGGGCAAGGCCTCGGCCCTGAGCGAGGTGGTGATGCTGGAGAGCGAGCTGTCCCGCCGCCAGTCCGACCTGGAGTCGCTGCTGGCGCAGCAGACGGCGCTGAAGGACAAGACCTCGCTGGGCACGATCACACTGGAGGTCACCGAGCCGGCCGCGAAGCCGGAGGCGGAGAAGAAGGAGAAGAAGAAGGAGCCCACCTTCCTGGGGGCCCTGGGCGGCGGCTGGGACGTCTTCACCAAGGTCGTGCGCTACCTGACGGTGGCAGTGGGCGCGGTACTGCCGTTCGCCCTGGCGGCCGCTGCGGTGGCGCTGCTGGTCCGGCTGTACCGGCGGTGGCGGCCGGCGGCGCCGAAGCCGGCCCCGGTCCCGGTCCCGGAGCGGGTGACCGTGCCGGCGGCGCGGACGGCTCCGGACACCGAGGCCGACGTACAGGACTGA
- the hemG gene encoding protoporphyrinogen oxidase, producing the protein MRTDRPAGAPGSTGSRGHAVVIGGGIAGLAAAHRLLAEGLRVTLLEAGPRLGGKLYAGELAGARVDLGAESMLARRPEAVALARAVGLGDAVQPPATATAHLWTRGALRPMPRGHVMGVPGDLGPLAASGVLSAEGLARIEAERTLAPTEIGEDVAVGEYVAARLGREVVDRLVEPLLGGVYAGDAYRISMRAAVPQLFEAARTHALLGDGVRELQRRAEAAPQQAGPVFAGIDGGIGRLPLAVAEACRAAGARLVTDTPVREVARTPDGWRVVAGAEVIEADAVILATPAGAAARLLDGLAPAAAAELRGVEYASMALITMAFRRTDLPEAVSGGGASGFLVPPVDGRTIKASTFSSNKWAWAGADPELFLLRTSVGRYADESDLRREDGELVDISLADLGEAVGLAARPVASTVTRWDGGLPQYPVGHLDRVARIRGAVAALPGLAVCGAVYDGVGIPACIASAGRAADAVIAGLGARTAPLAPTTDQRTGQ; encoded by the coding sequence ATGCGTACGGACCGGCCGGCCGGTGCCCCCGGATCCACCGGCTCCCGGGGGCACGCCGTCGTCATCGGCGGCGGCATCGCGGGCCTCGCGGCCGCGCACCGGCTGCTCGCCGAAGGCCTCCGCGTCACCCTGCTGGAGGCCGGACCGCGCCTCGGCGGCAAGCTGTACGCCGGTGAGCTCGCCGGTGCCCGCGTCGACCTCGGCGCCGAATCCATGCTCGCGCGCCGCCCCGAAGCCGTGGCCCTGGCCCGCGCCGTGGGCCTCGGCGACGCCGTGCAGCCGCCCGCCACCGCCACCGCCCACCTGTGGACCCGCGGCGCGCTGCGGCCGATGCCGCGCGGCCACGTGATGGGCGTCCCCGGCGACCTGGGACCGCTCGCCGCCTCCGGCGTGCTCTCCGCCGAGGGACTGGCCCGCATCGAGGCCGAACGGACGCTGGCGCCCACCGAGATCGGCGAGGACGTCGCCGTCGGCGAGTACGTCGCGGCCCGCCTCGGCCGTGAGGTCGTCGACCGGCTGGTGGAACCACTGCTCGGCGGGGTCTACGCCGGCGACGCCTACCGGATCTCCATGCGGGCCGCCGTGCCCCAGCTCTTCGAGGCCGCCCGCACGCACGCACTCCTGGGCGACGGCGTACGGGAACTGCAGCGCCGGGCGGAGGCGGCGCCCCAGCAGGCCGGCCCGGTCTTCGCCGGCATCGACGGCGGCATCGGACGGCTCCCGCTCGCCGTGGCCGAGGCCTGCCGGGCGGCCGGGGCCCGGCTCGTCACCGATACGCCCGTCCGCGAGGTGGCCCGCACGCCCGACGGCTGGCGGGTGGTGGCCGGCGCCGAGGTCATCGAGGCCGACGCCGTGATCCTGGCCACCCCGGCCGGGGCCGCCGCGCGCCTGCTGGACGGTCTCGCGCCGGCCGCGGCCGCCGAGCTGCGCGGGGTCGAGTACGCCTCCATGGCCCTCATCACGATGGCCTTCCGCCGCACCGACCTGCCGGAGGCCGTCTCCGGCGGCGGCGCCAGCGGGTTCCTCGTACCGCCCGTCGACGGCCGGACCATCAAGGCCTCCACGTTCTCCAGCAACAAGTGGGCCTGGGCCGGGGCGGATCCGGAGCTCTTCCTGCTGCGCACCTCGGTGGGCCGCTACGCCGACGAGAGCGACCTGCGGCGCGAGGACGGCGAGCTCGTCGACATCTCCCTCGCCGACCTCGGCGAGGCCGTGGGCCTGGCCGCCCGGCCCGTCGCCTCCACCGTCACCCGCTGGGACGGCGGACTGCCCCAGTACCCCGTCGGCCACCTCGACCGCGTCGCCCGGATCCGCGGCGCCGTCGCGGCCCTGCCGGGCCTCGCGGTGTGCGGCGCGGTCTACGACGGCGTGGGCATTCCGGCCTGCATCGCGAGCGCGGGCAGGGCCGCGGACGCGGTGATCGCCGGGCTCGGTGCGCGTACGGCACCCCTGGCACCGACCACTGATCAGCGCACGGGACAATAG
- the hemQ gene encoding hydrogen peroxide-dependent heme synthase — protein MTAPEKIPNAGKKAKDLNEVIRYTLWSVFKLKDVLPSLDADRTGYADEVQELFDQLGAKDITVRGTYDVSGLRADADVMIWWHAETADELQSAYNLFRRTKLGRALEPVWSNMALHRPAEFNKSHIPAFLADEVARDYVSVYPFVRSYDWYLLPDEDRRRMLADHGKMARGYPDVRANTVASFSLGDYEWMLAFEADELYRIVDLMRHLRASEARMHVREEVPFYTGRRKSVADLVAGLA, from the coding sequence ATGACTGCACCAGAGAAGATTCCCAATGCGGGGAAGAAGGCGAAGGACCTCAACGAGGTCATCCGCTACACCCTGTGGTCCGTCTTCAAACTGAAGGACGTTCTCCCCAGTCTTGACGCTGACCGTACCGGCTACGCCGACGAGGTCCAGGAGCTCTTCGACCAGCTGGGCGCCAAGGACATCACCGTCCGCGGCACCTACGACGTCTCCGGCCTGCGCGCCGACGCCGACGTCATGATCTGGTGGCACGCCGAGACGGCGGACGAGCTGCAGAGCGCCTACAACCTGTTCCGCCGCACCAAGCTGGGCCGCGCGCTGGAGCCGGTGTGGTCGAACATGGCCCTGCACCGCCCGGCCGAGTTCAACAAGTCGCACATTCCGGCCTTCCTGGCCGACGAGGTCGCGCGCGACTACGTCAGCGTGTACCCCTTCGTGCGCAGTTACGACTGGTACCTGCTGCCCGACGAGGACCGTCGCCGTATGCTCGCCGACCACGGCAAGATGGCACGCGGCTACCCCGACGTGCGCGCCAACACCGTCGCCTCGTTCTCGCTGGGCGACTACGAGTGGATGCTGGCCTTCGAGGCGGACGAGCTGTACCGCATCGTCGACCTCATGCGTCACCTGCGTGCCTCCGAGGCGCGTATGCACGTCCGTGAAGAGGTGCCCTTCTACACCGGGCGCCGCAAGTCCGTCGCCGATCTGGTGGCCGGGCTCGCCTGA
- a CDS encoding alpha/beta fold hydrolase → MGTDPVRRAAALGALSLALCVPAHLPAHAAPTAPPVPLGGTAAEAAGAALVARRAAAGAAAGGNGGLDFRHCPDVEELPAPVRCATLRVPLDYARPDGPQISLTVSRVVATGAGGAVRQGALVHNPGGPGASGMFFPLTAGLPGRERIAAAYDLVGYAPRGVGRSAPLSCQDPATRAQGPTQVPVDPSPAYKRQRLAAARAYARGCARLAGAALPHYTTLNNARDLDVLRAALGEPRLTFMGASYGTYLAAVYATLHPGRVRRMVLDSAVDPDPRRVWYRNNLDQSPGFERRWYDFRAWAARHHGTYRLGATPAAVQASYGRVLDAVARTPAGGVVGTGELRAAYLQAAYYDDVWPERAAALAAFLRGDPAPLTAQAAPDPRTAAEAENATAVYTAVLCNDASWPADWQTWDRDNTELARRAPFETWANAFLNLPCASWPVRERQRPVAVGAQPERLPRTLVVAAERDGATPYPGALELQRRLGAGASLVTETGAGSHGVVGGGNGCVDRHVERYLLTGATPGWRVTCAPHPEPAPVSLDDRAASARRALLPPVV, encoded by the coding sequence ATGGGGACGGACCCGGTACGCCGCGCAGCCGCGCTGGGGGCGCTCTCCCTCGCCCTCTGCGTCCCGGCCCACCTCCCGGCCCACGCCGCGCCGACCGCACCGCCCGTCCCGCTCGGCGGGACGGCCGCCGAGGCCGCCGGCGCCGCCCTCGTCGCCCGCCGTGCGGCGGCCGGGGCGGCGGCCGGGGGCAATGGCGGCCTTGACTTCCGCCACTGCCCGGACGTGGAGGAACTCCCCGCCCCGGTCCGCTGCGCCACCCTGCGCGTACCGCTCGACTACGCCCGACCCGACGGCCCGCAGATCTCCCTCACCGTCAGCCGGGTCGTCGCCACCGGCGCCGGCGGCGCGGTCCGACAGGGCGCGCTGGTCCACAACCCCGGCGGCCCCGGCGCCTCGGGCATGTTCTTCCCGCTCACCGCGGGGCTCCCCGGCCGGGAGCGGATCGCCGCCGCCTACGACCTCGTCGGCTACGCCCCGCGCGGTGTCGGCCGCTCCGCCCCGCTGTCCTGCCAGGACCCCGCCACCCGGGCCCAGGGCCCCACCCAGGTCCCGGTCGACCCCTCCCCGGCGTACAAGAGGCAGCGCCTCGCGGCCGCCCGGGCCTACGCCCGCGGCTGCGCACGGCTGGCCGGCGCGGCCCTGCCGCACTACACGACGCTCAACAACGCCCGCGACCTGGACGTCCTGCGGGCCGCGCTCGGCGAACCGAGGCTGACCTTCATGGGCGCCTCGTACGGCACCTACCTCGCAGCCGTCTACGCCACCCTGCACCCGGGCCGCGTGCGCCGGATGGTCCTCGACTCGGCGGTCGATCCCGACCCGCGCCGCGTCTGGTACCGCAACAACCTCGACCAGTCACCCGGCTTCGAGCGCCGCTGGTACGACTTCCGCGCCTGGGCGGCCCGGCACCACGGCACGTACCGGCTCGGCGCCACCCCGGCCGCCGTACAGGCGAGCTACGGGCGCGTCCTGGACGCGGTGGCCCGTACGCCCGCGGGCGGGGTCGTCGGCACCGGCGAACTGCGGGCCGCCTACCTCCAGGCCGCCTACTACGACGACGTCTGGCCGGAGCGGGCCGCGGCCCTCGCGGCCTTCCTGCGCGGCGATCCGGCGCCGCTGACCGCCCAGGCGGCCCCGGACCCCCGGACGGCGGCCGAGGCGGAGAACGCGACGGCGGTGTACACGGCGGTGCTCTGCAACGACGCCTCCTGGCCCGCGGACTGGCAGACCTGGGACCGCGACAACACCGAGCTGGCCCGCAGGGCCCCCTTCGAGACCTGGGCCAATGCCTTCCTGAACCTCCCGTGCGCCTCCTGGCCGGTGCGCGAGCGGCAGCGGCCGGTGGCGGTAGGGGCGCAGCCCGAGCGGCTGCCCAGGACCCTGGTCGTCGCGGCGGAGCGGGACGGGGCGACCCCCTACCCGGGGGCGCTGGAACTCCAGCGGCGGCTCGGCGCGGGGGCTTCGCTGGTGACGGAGACGGGGGCCGGCTCCCACGGAGTGGTCGGCGGAGGCAATGGCTGCGTGGACCGTCACGTGGAGCGGTACCTGCTGACGGGCGCCACCCCGGGGTGGCGTGTCACATGTGCGCCGCATCCGGAGCCCGCACCGGTGTCGCTGGACGACCGGGCAGCGAGCGCCCGCAGGGCGCTGCTGCCGCCGGTCGTCTGA
- a CDS encoding TIGR04222 domain-containing membrane protein — MNLLALAMWIAVIVSSVLLMAGLRRSRSGPAGPAPALHDLSEAAFVVGGPGTVVDAALVSMLGDGRLVGGGPGIVQVRPGARANDPAERAVLRAHQAAPSGWLYQVRFAAMCDPAVQEIGDALADRGLITPPGSGLRRHRRWALTQAAVCALLIPVSMVLTVVSLIASSGSGVPFIAKVLLALIGGIVVGLVCAARAKSRVTAAGTRALRDIRSAHRNDPAAHVQTALFGLRGLRDPYLRQQLVPAVRGTRLAAAQSGTRPHGTDSSADWSAAAVLPIVWCAASDGGSGGSSCGSGSGCGSSGGGCFSSGSSCGSSGGGSSCSSSSSSCGSSSSCGSSSGSSCGSSS; from the coding sequence ATGAACCTCCTCGCCCTGGCGATGTGGATCGCCGTCATCGTCTCCTCCGTCCTGCTGATGGCCGGGCTCCGCAGGTCCCGGTCCGGGCCCGCGGGACCCGCCCCTGCACTGCACGACCTCTCCGAGGCCGCCTTCGTGGTCGGTGGCCCCGGCACCGTCGTCGACGCCGCGCTCGTCTCGATGCTCGGCGACGGCCGGCTGGTGGGCGGCGGCCCGGGCATCGTGCAGGTACGCCCCGGGGCGCGGGCCAACGACCCCGCCGAGCGGGCCGTCCTGCGGGCCCACCAGGCAGCGCCCTCCGGCTGGCTCTACCAGGTGCGCTTCGCCGCCATGTGCGACCCGGCCGTCCAGGAGATCGGGGACGCGCTGGCCGACCGCGGGCTGATCACCCCGCCCGGATCCGGTCTGCGGCGCCACCGGCGCTGGGCCCTGACCCAGGCCGCCGTGTGCGCGCTCCTGATCCCGGTGTCGATGGTGCTGACCGTCGTGTCGCTCATCGCCTCGTCCGGCTCCGGGGTGCCGTTCATCGCGAAGGTGCTGCTCGCGCTGATCGGCGGCATCGTCGTCGGTCTGGTCTGCGCGGCCCGGGCCAAGAGCCGGGTCACCGCGGCGGGGACGCGGGCGCTGCGCGACATCCGCTCCGCCCACCGCAACGACCCGGCCGCGCACGTGCAGACCGCTCTGTTCGGGCTGCGCGGTCTGCGGGACCCCTACCTGCGCCAGCAGTTGGTGCCCGCCGTGCGCGGCACCCGGCTGGCCGCGGCCCAGTCCGGCACCCGGCCCCACGGCACGGACAGTTCTGCGGACTGGTCCGCGGCGGCGGTGCTGCCGATCGTCTGGTGCGCCGCGAGCGACGGCGGCAGCGGCGGTTCGAGCTGCGGCAGCGGTTCGGGCTGCGGTTCCTCGGGGGGCGGCTGCTTCTCCTCCGGCAGTAGCTGTGGCTCCTCCGGCGGCGGCTCCAGCTGTTCGAGCAGCAGCTCCAGCTGCGGCAGTTCGTCGAGCTGCGGCAGTTCGTCCGGCTCCAGCTGCGGCAGCAGCTCCTGA
- a CDS encoding DUF692 domain-containing protein, whose protein sequence is MKPMAHLGVGIGWRPEIADAVERLPGLDWVEVVAENVCPGHLPESLMRLRERGTRVVPHGVSLGLGGADRPDPAKLAALGERAVALGAPLVSEHIAFVRTSSPVLEAGHLLPVPRTRDALDVLCENVRIAQDALPVPLALENIAALFSWPGEELTEGQFLTELVERTGVRLLIDVANLHTNRVNRGEDPAAVLDAIPLEALAYVHVAGGIERGGVWHDTHAHPVPPVVLDLLAELRSRVDPPGVLLERDDDFPAEAELAGELSAIRAVVTSGTAGAAVTARTAGASAPEEPAVAGSAPVGTGPRPVEESARTRVALGQAALLSALVAGTPVPEGFDRRRIRVQARALAAKRADVVARLAPELPGILGGPDAYREVFLSYAKGRPMTAGYRRDALDFAEDLLIRDLPADPAARRRLTDWWRERSGARPPRRIVRWARTLAGRAA, encoded by the coding sequence ATGAAACCCATGGCACACCTGGGGGTGGGCATCGGCTGGCGGCCGGAGATCGCGGACGCCGTCGAGCGGCTGCCCGGCCTGGACTGGGTCGAGGTGGTGGCCGAGAACGTATGCCCCGGCCACCTGCCGGAGTCCCTGATGCGGCTGCGCGAGCGGGGGACGCGCGTGGTGCCGCACGGGGTGTCGCTGGGCCTCGGCGGTGCCGACCGCCCCGATCCGGCGAAGCTGGCGGCGCTCGGCGAGCGGGCGGTGGCGCTGGGGGCGCCGCTCGTCAGCGAGCACATCGCCTTCGTACGGACGTCCTCGCCCGTCCTGGAGGCCGGCCACCTGCTGCCGGTGCCGCGCACCCGCGACGCGCTGGACGTGCTGTGCGAGAACGTACGGATCGCGCAGGACGCGCTGCCCGTGCCGCTGGCCCTGGAGAACATCGCCGCGCTGTTCTCGTGGCCGGGCGAGGAGCTGACCGAGGGGCAGTTCCTCACGGAGCTGGTCGAGCGGACCGGTGTCCGGCTGCTCATCGACGTGGCCAACCTGCACACCAACCGGGTCAACCGGGGCGAGGACCCGGCGGCCGTGCTGGACGCGATCCCGCTGGAGGCGCTGGCGTACGTGCACGTGGCGGGCGGCATCGAGCGGGGCGGCGTCTGGCACGACACCCACGCGCACCCGGTGCCGCCGGTGGTGCTCGACCTGCTGGCCGAGCTGCGCTCCCGGGTGGATCCGCCCGGCGTCCTGCTGGAACGGGACGACGACTTCCCGGCGGAGGCGGAGCTCGCGGGCGAGCTGTCCGCGATCCGCGCGGTGGTGACATCGGGGACGGCCGGAGCGGCGGTGACGGCACGGACCGCAGGGGCGTCCGCACCGGAGGAGCCGGCCGTGGCCGGGTCCGCTCCGGTCGGCACCGGGCCGCGCCCGGTCGAGGAGTCGGCCCGGACCCGGGTGGCGCTCGGCCAGGCCGCGCTGCTGTCGGCGCTGGTGGCCGGGACCCCCGTGCCCGAGGGCTTCGACCGCCGGCGGATCCGGGTACAGGCCCGGGCGCTGGCCGCCAAGCGGGCGGACGTGGTGGCCAGGCTGGCCCCCGAGCTGCCCGGGATTCTGGGCGGCCCGGACGCGTACCGCGAGGTGTTCCTCTCGTACGCCAAGGGGCGCCCCATGACCGCCGGATACCGCCGGGACGCGCTGGACTTCGCCGAGGACCTGCTGATCCGGGACCTGCCGGCCGATCCGGCCGCCCGGCGCCGGCTCACCGACTGGTGGCGCGAGCGGTCCGGAGCCAGGCCACCGCGCCGGATCGTGCGCTGGGCCCGGACGCTCGCGGGGAGAGCGGCATGA